A section of the Rhipicephalus sanguineus isolate Rsan-2018 unplaced genomic scaffold, BIME_Rsan_1.4 Seq876, whole genome shotgun sequence genome encodes:
- the LOC119378567 gene encoding uncharacterized protein LOC119378567, which yields MAQDTRKVKTGKQQLSSGVQGDERLRFLTHTLLPLTIMLLVPNVVVCLISFVVSHSSSSAKALELGFTNFWIESWTVQTFLTLETWAFIGAYTAYSGLSLLLIPGSTYYGPPTSTGHRPVYRKSGFTYYVITMSIAAFILLVINVPCQTVYRRMPGFAVALVLFASIISLLLYVKGRTCPSPGEHGPTGSVVFDFYWGLELYPRIAERLDVKQWTNCRFGMMMWQLLVLVGWKAQVEATGWNWCVASTSMLQTVYIAKFFWWEDGYMQTIDITVDRAGRQAIFFSAAAK from the exons ATGGCACAGGATACAAGAAAAGTTAAGACTGGAAAGCAGCAGCTGTCATCGG GGGTGCAAGGAGATGAACGCCTTCGTTTTCTCACGCATACGCTGCTTCCTTTGACTATCATGCTGCTTGTGCCAAACGTCGTGGTGTGCCTCATCTCCTTCGTGGTCTCTCACAGCTCATCCTCGGCAAAGGCCCTCGAGCTTGGGTTCACAAATTTCTGGATCGAATCCTGGACGGTTCAAACATTTCTAACTCTGGAAACGTGGGCCTTTATTGGCGCGTACACAGCTTACAGCGGCCTCTCACTATTACTGATTCCCGGTAGTACTTATTACGGCCCACCAACGTCGACGGGGCACAGGCCTGTGTATCGGAAGAGCGGCTTCACCTATTACGTCATCACTATGAGCATAGCGGCTTTCATTCTCTTAGTCATCAACGTTCCTTGTCAGACCGTGTACAGGAGGATGCCCGGATTTGCTGTCGCTCTAGTACTGTTCGCCTCCATAATTTCGCTGCTTCTGTACGTAAAGGGACGAACGTGTCCTTCGCCAGGAGAGCACGGACCAACAGGAAGCGTAGTGTTCGACTTCTACTGGGGTCTAGAGCTGTACCCTCGCATCGCGGAGCGTCTGGACGTTAAACAGTGGACGAACTGCCGCTTCGGAATGATGATGTGGCAGCTGCTGGTGTTGGTCGGATGGAAGGCTCAAGTCGAGGCGACCGGCTGGAATTGGTGTGTGGCGTCTACGTCTATGTTGCAAACGGTGTACATCGCCAAGTTTTTCTGGTGGGAAGACGGCTACATGCAGACCATTGACATCACTGTAGACAGAGCAGGTAGGCAAGCTATCTTTTTTAGTGCTGCTGCAAAGT